CCAATTATAAGGGGCGCTGGTTGGACATTGATTATTGTAATTAGCAAGAGGAAGAGTGTTGCACTGTATATTGCCATAAAGTGTAACGTCGATTGGATCAAAATCATCTGGGAAATTACCAAAGCAATTATTCCCTAAACCATTTTGATCGTAATTAGAAGTAGAACACCCAATATCGAATTCGAATTTGTAGAACTCATCTTCATGTAGTTTGTTATCCAAACAAACACCAAAACCTTCTCTCCAGTTTTCGTACCATATCGCTGCAACTATTCCGTTAGATGTATTTCCATTCGGATCGTTTGGAAAAGGGAATAATCCAGTATTGCTAATCTGGCTTGGTAACCAATCACACGTATTAATATAGTCAGCTCTTGCTTCCATTTCTCCATAAATACTCTGGTTTCTCCATCTATCCAAATTTGATAACAGGTCGTATTCGTCTGGGCATGCCCCGTCTTCGAAGAATGAGTTTGGCAAGACACTGAGTACCTCAGATGACGAAGCGCTACAGCCACAATCAACTTTGTCATTTAGGTCGATAAGACCGTCAGAGTCATCGTCGATTCCGTTATCACAGATCTCATTACCTGCAAATGCGCAATCAAGTATAAATATGAAGGGAAGCAATAAGAAGAGGACCTTAAATTTCATTTAATCGCTGGAGTTAAATCTTTTTTATTTCTGAAGTTGTAAGTTAAGTGCATGCCCATGCTCACATAGTTCCCTTTGTTTTTTGGAAAGTAAGTATCAATTAAAATTGGAGAGAGGTATTTCTTATAAGAAGTATAAAAGCCTAATTCCCATTTAGTACCTATTACCAAATTACTCACTAATCCCAAAGACAACGCAGAACTGTATTTGTAAACGGAGTTTTTGGGTTGAGTGGAATAAAACCCGGTAGAATCTAAAATATTGTTGGTTGTCTCTGTAAGTAATCCAGGTAGATAGGATACCGAAATCGCTAGGTTAGATTTTGGAAGAGATAAGATTTTAAAGCTAGCAGTAAGTGGAAATTCTAGATAATGATAGTATGTTTTACTCTTGGTTCTATGTGTAACTAATGTGTCTTTGTAAAAGCTAGTATCTTTTGGAACATATATGGTAATAAATGCGTCATCAGAAACTGTCATATCAAATGAAGTAGCAATTATAGTAAGTTCTTTATAAACAGTTGAGTCAATAGAGAAATTAGCATCTAACTTATTCGTTAAGATACTCCAGTTAATACCTATGCCGATTCCCCATTTATTGTAATGGAACATGCCACTTACACCTCCGGTGTATATAGGTCCAAATTGTTGAGAGAACTCAATATTGTTTGTTGTCTTTTTAGTAACGCCTGAAAAAGGAAACAAATAAGCAATATTGGTATTTGTAGAAATATGGGATTCAGCAATTTTGAATTTCTGACGACGTCTTTTTTTATGTGAAGAAGAATCGTTGATTATTAAATCAACGATCAAATTAGTCTGCCTTATTGTGTACGACCAGGTTGTTCTGATACCTGCTCCAAAATTAAATGCAGGATTGTTTGAAGAAATATATTTGGAAGTGTCCTGATTAGTAGAAATTCGATTTTTGGGTACACTGGCATTTGTTTTTGGCTTTTCACGCTTCACTTCTTGCACTGAAGTAGATGCTTGGGAACTGGATTTAGCCTTAAAGGGCTCCTTCGTTTTGTAAATGGATACTTTCCCTTTCTGTTTTTTAATAATAATGTGATCGTGAAATTCGGTGAACTCAATATTGTAATCGCTAAATAATCTGTTCAAGACATCCTCAATTGATTCAACA
The sequence above is a segment of the Flavobacteriales bacterium genome. Coding sequences within it:
- a CDS encoding STN domain-containing protein — protein: MAQSDLLKNTKVTISVKDTPLYEVIENLEKQTGIKFSYSGSLFPESKKSSINASVESIEDVLNRLFSDYNIEFTEFHDHIIIKKQKGKVSIYKTKEPFKAKSSSQASTSVQEVKREKPKTNASVPKNRISTNQDTSKYISSNNPAFNFGAGIRTTWSYTIRQTNLIVDLIINDSSSHKKRRRQKFKIAESHISTNTNIAYLFPFSGVTKKTTNNIEFSQQFGPIYTGGVSGMFHYNKWGIGIGINWSILTNKLDANFSIDSTVYKELTIIATSFDMTVSDDAFITIYVPKDTSFYKDTLVTHRTKSKTYYHYLEFPLTASFKILSLPKSNLAISVSYLPGLLTETTNNILDSTGFYSTQPKNSVYKYSSALSLGLVSNLVIGTKWELGFYTSYKKYLSPILIDTYFPKNKGNYVSMGMHLTYNFRNKKDLTPAIK